One window of Cupriavidus oxalaticus genomic DNA carries:
- a CDS encoding transposase, producing MNRRYSEEQIRSYLAEAASGVPVRELCARYGFSDASFYGWRARYGDQSQNDARDGRKLRELQEENARLKSMLADALLKLELLRNRTGRRQGNGKDR from the coding sequence GTGAACAGACGGTATTCGGAAGAACAGATCCGCAGCTACCTGGCCGAAGCGGCCAGCGGCGTGCCGGTGCGCGAGCTGTGCGCGCGCTATGGCTTCAGCGATGCCTCGTTCTATGGATGGCGCGCGCGCTACGGGGACCAGAGCCAGAACGATGCCCGCGACGGGCGCAAGCTGCGCGAACTGCAAGAGGAGAATGCGCGGCTTAAGAGTATGCTTGCGGACGCACTGCTCAAGCTCGAGCTGCTGCGCAACCGTACCGGCCGCCGCCAGGGCAACGGCAAGGATCGCTGA